CCTCCTCCATTCACTTTCACTGGGGCTATTACAATGGCACCTTCTCTAACCGCATCAACATCCAGGTGTCCATCAGTCAATTTTGTCTCATAGTCTTCTTTTGTAATTGCGTATGGATGGGGTGCATCTATTAGGAAATACCCAAAGTCACCAGCATTATGAGAATCCGGAATATCCACTGCAGGCACTGTTCCCAATTGGCCTAAAAATGGGCGAATTCTTGAAGGCACTCCAACAATGTCTGCTTTTGCAAAGATGAGAATTGGGACTTGTTTTGAATTTTTAGGCAGAGCATGCCATTCCCAAGCATTTTTAGCTATCTCCTCGGCAGTCTTTTTGTCAACAGTGACTCCGATTCCTAATCCATGGTCGAAGACCATTGTATAGCCGTTCACCATTTTGAATGGCGATGCAGGAGAGCCGCAGTGCTTACATCTTACGGCATCTTCCCCAATTCCCTCAACTTCAAATTCTGGCCAAGGCTCGTTACAAGAGGGGCACTTCTTTGCAACGTATGGATCTCCTACAAAGCTCCCCTCCCTTGTCGTGTCAACACCAGAAGAGGCTGCCTTTGACAAAACCTTTATGCTTTTTATTTTTATGACAATGCCGTCCCCAACCTTTGCACCTTCCACTGCAACTGGGATGTTAACTTCATGCCCCCCCTCTAATGGTCGGCGTTATCATTGGGCCCCAGCATCCTGGGGCAGTAAGGAAGACTATTTTTCCTCCATCAGCCACTGGGCCAAGCATTTTGGAATGTGGCCCAATAATGCCGTTTGTTTGTAGGTCATTAAAAACCTCATCTTCAACGACCATCAAAACACCTCCATCATTGACTCTGATTTAAGAAAAGACCAAAATAAAGATCAGCAAAGGATGTATTTATAGATTGCTACGCCCCATTAAAAATCAAAGCTAAACTGCTCATCCCTTAACCGCACCGCTCGTATATCCTCTTATGAGGTATTTGCCCAGAGCTATCATGATAATCAGTGTTGGAAGAGCAACCATTAGAGCTCCAGCCATCTGAACGTTCCAGTTTGCAACGAAGCTCCCCTTAAGGTTTGCAAGCATAACAGTTGCGGGCATCGCCTCTTCCCCTCTTGTGAGGACCACACCAAAGAGATAGTCGTTCCAAATGCTTGTGAACTGATAGATAGCTGTGACGACGAATGCCGGCATCGAGAGAGGTAGAATGATCTTCGTGTAGATCCCAGCGGCACTTGCCCCATCAACCTTTGCCGCTTCAACCAGCTCGTCTGGAATTTCATAGTAATAGTTCGTGAAGAGCAGGGTAGTTATCGGAATTCCATACGCGGTGTGCGTTAAAACAAGGCCCGGAATTGTATTGTACAGTCCAAGACGTGAAATCAATCTAACGAGAGGAATAAGGATCGACTGGTATGGCAGGAATACCCCAAACGTTATCAGAATCAGCAATTTCTTTGAAACACTGCCCCTAAGAAGCTTTGCCAACGTAAAACCAGCCAAAGAGCCAAGTGCAGTTGAAAATATGGTTGCAAGGGTTGTGAATACTAAGCTGTTTATAATTGGCCTCTTAAGGCTCTCAAAAGCGATTTTATATGCCCCAAAATATGGGGGAAGAACCAGCTGTATTGGAGTTGTCAAAGCTACCTGCTCTCCTGTCT
Above is a genomic segment from Thermococcus sp. SY098 containing:
- a CDS encoding acetamidase/formamidase family protein; translation: MEGAKVGDGIVIKIKSIKVLSKAASSGVDTTREGSFVGDPYVAKKCPSCNEPWPEFEVEGIGEDAVRCKHCGSPASPFKMVNGYTMVFDHGLGIGVTVDKKTAEEIAKNAWEWHALPKNSKQVPILIFAKADIVGVPSRIRPFLGQLGTVPAVDIPDSHNAGDFGYFLIDAPHPYAITKEDYETKLTDGHLDVDAVREGAIVIAPVKVNGGGVYAGDAHAMQGDGEVAGHTTDVTAESVVEVSVVKNINLDGPILLPPEEDLPPLAKPWKKDEWDNVQKLAKRFGIEVEPVAPVQIIGSGPNINDAAMDGFKRAAKLFGMSVEEVRNRVTISGAVEIGRLPGIVQVSMQVPLRLLEKLGIDELVVKHYGLPF
- a CDS encoding carbohydrate ABC transporter permease codes for the protein MKVKPLRILMYAVLIFLAFGYLLPIWSAVTTSTKTGEQVALTTPIQLVLPPYFGAYKIAFESLKRPIINSLVFTTLATIFSTALGSLAGFTLAKLLRGSVSKKLLILITFGVFLPYQSILIPLVRLISRLGLYNTIPGLVLTHTAYGIPITTLLFTNYYYEIPDELVEAAKVDGASAAGIYTKIILPLSMPAFVVTAIYQFTSIWNDYLFGVVLTRGEEAMPATVMLANLKGSFVANWNVQMAGALMVALPTLIIMIALGKYLIRGYTSGAVKG